Genomic segment of Catharus ustulatus isolate bCatUst1 chromosome 3, bCatUst1.pri.v2, whole genome shotgun sequence:
GGGCATGGGGGGGAAAGCACGGCAGCACAGCCCGGGCGGGAGGGGAAAGCCGGCAGCATTGGGGTAGCGCCGGTGCGAGGCGAGCTCGCCGGTATTGGGGCTGCGCTGGCATCGGGGCTGCGCCGGTGCGGGGGAAAAGCCCAGGGAGAGGGGCGGGGCTCCCGGCATGGCATGGGGCACTTGGAGCGCCAggggggcggggggctcccggAGCTGCACGGAGCTGCCGGAGcgccggggcagcgcggggagggagggagcgggctgccgCAGAAGCCATGAGCCGCGGCCACCCTGAACCAAgccagaagtgcaagctgctGCCACGCCACAGCGGTCCCAAGCAGTCCCGAGCCACggctgccctgagccccgcctcgccagctgggggtgggcaggagtgccggggcccacaCATGAGtagggtgcctggggctgcgtttaaaggctactccagtctgtaaaaaatgtttgcaaattgagcacctgccaataAACCCCACGATCGCccgattctgttactaatttgttactttgttgcacatgaCACAGATCCTcgaggcaaaaaaaaagtgcgccttatagtccagtgccttatataatgtacaaagttgcgaaatttgctaactcccggaggtgcgccttatagtccagtgcgccttatggtcgtgaaattactgtactgccaAACCAAGGCTGTGTGATTGTTGAAAGATGTCAGCCTAGCTGACTTTAGTTTTGTTCtaataaattaattgaaattatttaagtAAGTGTAATTAATAGTTGGTCACCTAGGATTTTGTAAatgtttggaggacagatgtctgctaagaaaggcaggaacctctctttgaaaatggagaatgtaaaccccctccctccaaattattgtaattttgaaatcaaggggctctcaggcaaagatacgggaattaggaataacagttctttactagggaaattaaaatagaaatacagtactacaaagaaacaaactccaaaccctgacaaagtcagagtacaacctgacaccctgtcaggcagggtgttggtagcagtcccattccatggtggctgcatcctcctgcagtgacagatgtgattcagttggagcagtgctcctgtagaaggtgtaGTTTGCCTCTAAAGGTCcggtggtgatgtggagaaatccggttttcctctggagtccagtggagaaagggactcccttagtgtgccaaaacctctgtttttatcttggtaagaaatgctgggctcttccccctggctggagcaacttccagtgggatgcagtaattttatcagtcccacagtgggactcaatgggccattagcaggaaatgactcgctggaggaaggatgggttgtgaaaagataaagaacaatgccccgcctggtttcaatggatggcccattagcagaatatctgccattgagataaggatcactgcccccaccctcaacagatggtgatagaacagataccttttatcacactctgtattgtaacccaagattGACTTGAAGGAGGTGAGATATTATTCAGCATCTTTTCACCTGCCCTTTAGTTCGGGTATGTAACAGGTCTGGGTGAATTTGGTTGTGAAGTGTGTGAAAGGCTATTGTCACACTGTTTCTGATGTATTGGATTGTGCCATTacttgtgactttttttttttttttaatttgaaagactGTTTCCCTACGGCCACATTACATTCAGACCCCAGCTGTACTGTAATTCATTTATATAACAGCTGCACAATTCTTGTGTCTCAGCACAAACCTGCATAACTAGGCAGCTTGTTATTCCCCTGGGATGGAGAAATCTCTGGAAGAATGTGCATCTAACAATAGAAAGACATGAATGGGCAGCACATAACCAGGAAGAAGATGGATTGCAGAAGTTGCCTATGAGATGTTGCAAAAATAAGATATCTGTGAGGGAGCAAagatttatgtgtgtgtgtggcagctgtggggttcttttcagcagaaaaagcagaagggaTTAACTTGTGTCCAACACTTTCTGTTGCAGGTTGTCATGTTGGCAATGTACAACTTGTCTCTGGAAGGAACAGGCCGTCAGGGGTACTTCAGATGGAAAGAAGACATTTGTGCTTTTATTGAGAAACACTGGAATTTCTTATTAGGGAACAGGTAAAGACATGCTGTTTCCCTCAGGGTCTGGCTGGTAAGccaaaggaataaataaataaataaataaattaattaattaattaattaattacctGTGTACAGATGGACAGGAATCCTGGTTAATTTAGTGACATCTCTATTGAGCCTTACAAGTGATAAAATGGGAGGATTTAATATTGAGAATATGAATGCAGGCATGATGGGTACACTTGAGAAAGAGTCAGCATTTCTTCCTGGGGAAGAACAACCCCAGGAAAGTAATGTATTTGGGATTATTTCTTATCTTCCTTTAGACAACATGTGAACCTGCAAAGAACAGAGTTTTTCTAAACAGTCACAATGGATGGGCTGATCCTGGTATTGCCAAACTTTAGGGACAAAAATGTGACCCAGCAAAGTGCAAGGAACATAGGTTCGAGAGGACCAAGTTCTTCAAGAAGAGCTGAGCCTCACCTTTTTGATTGTTTTGGATCTTAAGGAAATGGCTTTTACATAGTAGGTGTTAAAACaattgaaacattttattatgTGTAAAGGCACTCTTAGAGTAGGAGCCCCTCTCCTTAAGGGCAACCTTCGTTTCCAGGTGATCAGCACATTTTTTCTGAGCTGCTGAAGCTGTCAAACCCAAGCCTCACTGTTAATGCATGTGCTGTGGAGGCAGGAAAGGAACTGAGCAATCCTTGGAAGTTGTAGATTTGATtgacttcttttcttccccaggGATTTCTCTGTTGTAAGATCTGGCCTTTCTTCCTAACCAGATTTGGTCTTTGGCTTTGCTGTCAGTGCTTGTCTGTGCCTCCTTGCTCTCTTCTCAGAAATGTTAGCTTTTGTACTCCCTGGAAGCCACAGGGACCCTGACAGGAGGGCAGCTGGTGGCCCATTGTCCTTCATTCAGGGAGCTGATGTCTCCCAGGGTTTGCTGCTACCTTTTGAGACTTGCCCTGGGAACTGGGCGCTCCCTGTTCTGATTAAAATTCAGAGGGTGATTCCTGGCCTCAGACACAGCCTTCCCGCTTGCCTGGACAAGCCACTGATGGAACAGAGACAGCTGAATTGTGTGTGTAGCAGTAAAAGCCGTGCAATGATCATCTTCCTTGGCTTATTGAAGTGCAGCTTATCCAGGTTTACTATAACACTCCAGACTTTGGGCTGCGGCAGCTGGGTTTGATCTCCTACCTTTGAGGTTCAGTACCCCAAGGTGTGTAAGGGCAGCACCTGGGCAGCAGTGAACACCAACTCAGCTGAGCCTTGGCAAGTGCAGTTGTTTCTGATGGGGGGGTGTGCAAAGGCAAGAAGAAATCCTGAGATTCTGGGCAATTGAGGTTAGACTCTGCAGCATGAACCTGATTATCCAGAGTCCAAGGGAGTACCTCAGTTATTGGCTACAAGGGCAATTCTTCATTATTTCTTGTTACCTCCTCCCTAAGTGACATCTTAGTTAGCCCTGTGACCTGTTACTAAAGGAACAAAAAATGCTCAGATGCCCAGTAAGAGTGCACTACCCAGCAGAGGGAAAGGCTTAAACGCAACTCCCTGCCTCCAAGGGGCCAAAAAAGTGCTTCAGGAGTAGTTCAGTGAGTGTGTGTCAGTACCACTGGCAGAAACACTCTGTCCAGGATGGAAGCACAGCTTGTGACTGGGGATCTGACCCTTGTATTCCTCTCTCTCACCATAGGAAAAAGACCTCAACATGGTGGAGCACAGTTGCTGGCTGTCTTTCTGTGGGGAGCCCCTTGTTTTTCCGTTCAGGGGCACAGGAATTTGGAGAACCAGGATGGTGGAAGCTGGTACATAACAAACCCCCAACACTGAAACCTGAAGGAGAGAAGCTGTCAACATCTGCACTGAAGGCAAAAGGTAACTCTGTCCCCAGTAGTGTGTAGATTCCTAGCTGGGCCAGAGCTGGGAGACGTGAGGAAAAGTTCAGTGGAAACCAGTTCGTGTGCATGGACAGTTCCTTAGTTTTGTTCTGCTGTAATGATTGACTGAAGAGAACTATGCTGCATACACTGTAGTGTGAGAAGCCTGTTatattttattacctttttcCATTGTGCTGATTTACAGCGTTTTGAGGCTTGtgcagaatggttttggttgggttcTTTTAGCTGAAATCCACAATTTTCCCACTTCTCTTTACCATGGGGAATGTCTTTTATCTTTTGTCACTTGATGCTAATTCTCCTCTGTGTGGAGGAACAAAATTTGGGCTTTAATGAGGCTTTAGTCATACACTGCCTTAATCCTACATGTCCCAGAGTGAATTTCTTGTACACATTGAAAAACCCATCTTTTAAGCTTTGTAGTCAGTGTGGTTTTGATTGTGTAGTCTAAACCCAGTGACTGCAGGAGCTCAGAATGAGCAAACTCTTTCTTTAGCAGCTTCCAAGCCCCCGCTAGATCCCATCATTACTGTGGAAGGGCTTCGGAAGCGGGTGAGCCGCAATCCAGTGGAGTCAGCTATGGAGCTGAAGGAGAAGCGGTCCCGCACTCAGGAAGCCAAGGACATTCGGAGAGCCCAGAAGGAAGCAGCTGGGTTCCTGGACCGCAGCACTTCCTCCACTCCCGTGAAGTTCagcagccgctgccgccggcccgACATTGtcctggagaaaggagaggtCATTGACttctcctccctgagctcaTCCGACCGCACGCCTCTGACCAGCCCCTCTccgtccccatccctggacTTCTCTGCTCCCGGCACTCCCGCCTCGCACTCGGCCACTCCCAGTCTGCTCTCAGAAGCAGATCTCATCCCGGATGTCATGCCTCCACAGGCACTGTTCCATGGTAAGAGCCACAATGGGGTGAAGGTTAGTGATAAACCGGGTCAAGTTTtctaggaatattttttttaaaaagaagctcCCAATGAGCTGCAGGATCCTTTCAGGATAAGCTGAAAAGTAACTGGCAATGTTCTGTTGTCTTAGTTGAGTATGAGAATTGACTGGTTTTCCATAGTTTTATCACCAGGTTCTAAGGCCAGAAGAAACCCCCATTATTGTTTTCTGAGAGACCCTGAATAAACAGCGGGTAGACTTCACACAGCAACTGCTGGACCGCTCAACATAAGCATTTCATTGCAacacagattacagtaatttcacaactataaggtgcacccttttgactaaaattttggtccgaacccggaagtgcgccttatactccggagcgccttatatatggacaaagttcggaaatttgccaacctggaagtgtgaccTGCGAGCCGAACTGCAGCcgaaacaaaccccaaacactgacaaagtgtcttgggttacaatacaggatgtgatcaaagtattgattctatcaccatctgttgtgactaggtggggcagtgatctttatctctatgggagacattctgctaatgggccatccattgaaaccagtagggcattgttctttatcttttcacaactcatccttccctccctggtgtcccagaattttagtttttatctaggtaggaaaggccgggctctcccccctggctggagcaactcttAATTGGATGaaggaattttatcagtcacacagtgggactcaatgggccattagcagaagataactgcctggaggaagaatgggggggtgcaaagataaagaacaatgccctgcctggtttcaatggatggtccattagcagaatatctcccacggagataaggatcactgccccacctggtcacaacagatggtgatagaatagaaactttgatcacatcctgtattgtagCCCAAGACAGCACGGCTGGTGTGATTGTTGCTAATTCAttattactttgttgcatgcagatcctcgctgcaaaaaaaaagtgtgtcttatagtccggtgcgccttacatgtggacaaagttcggaaGTTTGTCGATtcccgggggtgcgccttataatctggtgcaccttatggttgtgaaattactgtacactgtTACCTAGCAGGTCTAGTTTTGTCTCAAATGTTATTCATGGGAGAAATTTTATTCCCATGGTAATGTTCTGTTGCATTTGGTAGTTGCTTGTGGGGATAGCAAGTAAAGAAGTGGGAAGGGCCTGTGCAGGGGTTTCACAGAGATGTTTATTGCAGCCACGCGTGGGCATCATCCATGGTTCAGAGAACAAAGGCAAGGTACTTTGTGAGGGTCCAGGTTAAGTACATGGGATGAGCAGGGTGGGGAAGAGGCATCAGAACAATTaccaggggacatggggatgtcTCAAGGGTGGATTTAGGGCAAAGGGCCAACAGGGAAACAGGGTGGGAGTGACCAGagactgagggacagggagaggggcactGGGCTGACCCCGGGAACAgaacaggagctgctttggCCGGATAGAACAGGATTGTTCTCAAGAGAAGGCAGTGAGAAAGGCCTCTCATTTTCCCTAATTGGAAATGTCTTTCAGAGTTTCCACAATGTCCCGATATTTTATAAGTTTGATTGTGCTGATTCATGGATGCTAAATATCAGTGAGATTGCAAAGCAGTGATGCAGGCTGAATTCTCTTAGTTCCTTAAGGAGCCAGTCTTCTGGGTGATAGGGAGAATAGTGAGGTTCTGTAGGGGACAGAACCCTCCAGGGTATGCTAGCGGAAGATACAGCTCACCAGCTTGACTTTTTGATCCCCAGTCTTTGGGGATTTTCAGCAGCTTAGCGTTCCTCAATGAACATGTGCTTGCAGCCCAGGAGGGCACTGTTTCCAGATGCCAAACTACAAGACACTTTAGGAGCAGGATTGATTCTATGTCTTGACTCTTTTTAGCATCTCCTGTCCAAAATCAGGAGGTTGGGGAGTAAATAAGAAAATGAAGCGTGTTGGGTAAACCCACATTATTGTTCCTTAGCAGAAAAATGCTGTGACAACTATTTTTGAAATGGGGCTTcaatgtttaaattattttttctttccccctggATTATTTTGATACGTTCCACAGATGATGAGGAGATGGAAGGAGATGGAGTCATAGACCCAGGAATAGAGTATGTGCCCCCTCCCAGTGGGACAACTGGAGCTGGCACCATGAtagcaagcagaaaaaaagtgaagacAGCTGAGCAGATCAAGCAAGAGGTGGagagtgaagaagaaaaaacagaacgGATGGAAGGTGACAGTGAAGATCCTGAAGAGTCAAACACACCCTTGCAGGTGAGAGGACGAGACAAGGGGAAGTCACAGCTGGAGAAGGATACCAAACCCAGAGTTCCCAAGCACACCTCAGTTAGCATCTATgaagaaaagctgctgctgaagagacTGGAAGCTTGTCCCAATGCTTTGAGCATGACCCCGGAGGCCCGGAGGCTGAGGCGCAAGCTGCTGGTCAGGCAGGCCAAGAGGGAAAGAGGACTCCCACTCTTTGACTTGGACCAGGTTGTGAATGCTGCACTGCTCTTGGTTGATGGGATTTATGGAGCCAAAGAAGGTGGTGTCTCCAGGTCCCCAGTAGGGCAAGCAACATACAGAACTACTAGTCAGGACTTCAGGATCTTGGACAGATACCAGGTGGGTGTTCCCGAATCTAAGTTGGTTTTTGGCACTggttattttaaagcttttgctgcagccagcagtgtCACATTGAGGTTATCTGACTCCTAAAATGAAAAGGATTGTGTGAACAAGACTCATTTTGGCttggggctctgtccccaccaaTGCTCTCCTCAGTCCCTTTCTTCTTGGGACATGCTGGTTCAGCACTGCTGTCTGTCAGTGTCAGCACCACAAGTGTTGATGTATTTGTATTCCAGCCCTCCCCAAATGCTGGTGGTGGATGCCTGGAAGTACCTAAACAGGCAGGTACTCTTTCATGTGTGTAGGACTTGCAGCACTTCTAGGTTTGGGCACCAAATTTGGGAGTGCCCAGCAGAGTCCAAAGGTGGGACCACCATGGTCCAGTCCGCCCTGTCACACTGAAAGGTCCTTACTCTCCCTCCATATGATTCCCTTGTTAAGTCAATGACTGACCTTCCTGCAATTGTTGTGCATTTTTTTGTGCATCCAGACAATGCTGCCCGC
This window contains:
- the KAT14 gene encoding cysteine-rich protein 2-binding protein isoform X2 — translated: MANNVHMSGLLSRHDDEATRTSTSEGLEEGEVEGETLLIVESEDQASVDLSHDQSGDSLNSDEGEVSWMEEMSYYCEKCQKWIPASQLREQLSYLKGDNFFRFTCSDCSEDGKEQFERLRLTWQQVVMLAMYNLSLEGTGRQGYFRWKEDICAFIEKHWNFLLGNRKKTSTWWSTVAGCLSVGSPLFFRSGAQEFGEPGWWKLVHNKPPTLKPEGEKLSTSALKAKASKPPLDPIITVEGLRKRVSRNPVESAMELKEKRSRTQEAKDIRRAQKEAAGFLDRSTSSTPVKFSSRCRRPDIVLEKGEVIDFSSLSSSDRTPLTSPSPSPSLDFSAPGTPASHSATPSLLSEADLIPDVMPPQALFHDDEEMEGDGVIDPGIEYVPPPSGTTGAGTMIASRKKVKTAEQIKQEVESEEEKTERMEGDSEDPEESNTPLQVRGRDKGKSQLEKDTKPRVPKHTSVSIYEEKLLLKRLEACPNALSMTPEARRLRRKLLVRQAKRERGLPLFDLDQVVNAALLLVDGIYGAKEGGVSRSPVGQATYRTTSQDFRILDRYQTMLPATKGYRQQTTKFLYRLVGSEDLLTDHSIVSPYTSRVLKPYIRRDYETKPPKLRLLAEIRANPHKNDLNWKAEPEAPIDYCYVRPNHIPTINSMCHEFFWPGIDLSECLQYPDFSVVVLYKKVIIAFGFMVPDVKYNEAYISFLLVHPEWRRAGIATFMIYHLIQTCMGKDVTLHVSASNPAMLLYQKFGFKTEEYILDFYDKYYPLDSKECKHAFFLRLRR
- the KAT14 gene encoding cysteine-rich protein 2-binding protein isoform X1; the encoded protein is MANNVHMSGLLSRHDDEATRTSTSEGLEEGEVEGETLLIVESEDQASVDLSHDQSGDSLNSDEGEVSWMEEMSYYCEKCQKWIPASQLREQLSYLKGDNFFRFTCSDCSEDGKEQFERLRLTWQQVVMLAMYNLSLEGTGRQGYFRWKEDICAFIEKHWNFLLGNRKKTSTWWSTVAGCLSVGSPLFFRSGAQEFGEPGWWKLVHNKPPTLKPEGEKLSTSALKAKAASKPPLDPIITVEGLRKRVSRNPVESAMELKEKRSRTQEAKDIRRAQKEAAGFLDRSTSSTPVKFSSRCRRPDIVLEKGEVIDFSSLSSSDRTPLTSPSPSPSLDFSAPGTPASHSATPSLLSEADLIPDVMPPQALFHDDEEMEGDGVIDPGIEYVPPPSGTTGAGTMIASRKKVKTAEQIKQEVESEEEKTERMEGDSEDPEESNTPLQVRGRDKGKSQLEKDTKPRVPKHTSVSIYEEKLLLKRLEACPNALSMTPEARRLRRKLLVRQAKRERGLPLFDLDQVVNAALLLVDGIYGAKEGGVSRSPVGQATYRTTSQDFRILDRYQTMLPATKGYRQQTTKFLYRLVGSEDLLTDHSIVSPYTSRVLKPYIRRDYETKPPKLRLLAEIRANPHKNDLNWKAEPEAPIDYCYVRPNHIPTINSMCHEFFWPGIDLSECLQYPDFSVVVLYKKVIIAFGFMVPDVKYNEAYISFLLVHPEWRRAGIATFMIYHLIQTCMGKDVTLHVSASNPAMLLYQKFGFKTEEYILDFYDKYYPLDSKECKHAFFLRLRR